A single genomic interval of uncultured Pseudodesulfovibrio sp. harbors:
- a CDS encoding double-cubane-cluster-containing anaerobic reductase — protein MNYASIDTLTTRAEKNPLEVAEAKENGQKVFGFYCLYSPVEIALAAGGIAVSLCGTRNDPIPAAEKTLPRNLCPLIKSSFGFAIEDTCPYFKAADLIVADSTCDGKKKMFEQMAEIKPLHLMYLPHNQELDVTGPFWEGEVIRFKERVEQECGIEITDDMLKEAIQLTNRESAALKGLMDLNQQSPAPISGMKMLEIVFKAGFFANKQESVEHLEAIIKEVGNAPKENTQQGPRVIISGVPMGLGSHKVCQLIEDAGGVVVAFENCTGYKKTMKVNTDKAPITALAEKYLATPCSIMSPNPGRIKLLDTMITDFAADAVVDLTWQACHTYNVEAENIRKFVQGEKDMPYLHIETDYSDADTEQLRVRIEAFLEMIG, from the coding sequence ATGAACTACGCTTCCATTGACACGTTGACTACGAGAGCTGAAAAAAATCCTCTGGAGGTTGCAGAAGCCAAAGAGAATGGCCAGAAAGTTTTCGGATTTTACTGTCTGTACTCCCCTGTTGAAATCGCCCTAGCGGCAGGAGGCATTGCAGTCTCCCTGTGCGGCACACGCAATGACCCCATCCCTGCCGCAGAAAAGACGCTGCCCCGCAATCTCTGCCCCCTGATCAAATCAAGCTTCGGATTCGCAATCGAAGACACCTGCCCGTACTTCAAGGCGGCTGATCTCATCGTGGCGGACTCGACATGCGACGGCAAAAAGAAAATGTTCGAGCAGATGGCTGAAATCAAGCCGCTCCACCTGATGTACCTGCCGCACAATCAGGAACTGGATGTGACCGGCCCATTCTGGGAAGGCGAAGTGATCCGCTTCAAGGAACGTGTCGAACAGGAATGTGGAATCGAGATCACTGACGACATGCTCAAAGAGGCCATTCAACTGACCAACAGGGAATCCGCCGCGCTCAAGGGACTGATGGACCTGAACCAGCAGTCTCCGGCCCCGATTTCCGGCATGAAGATGCTGGAGATTGTTTTCAAGGCAGGCTTCTTTGCCAATAAGCAGGAATCCGTCGAACACCTTGAGGCAATCATCAAGGAAGTCGGCAACGCACCCAAGGAAAATACTCAGCAAGGTCCTCGCGTCATCATCTCCGGTGTTCCCATGGGGTTGGGGTCTCACAAGGTTTGCCAGCTCATTGAAGACGCCGGTGGCGTTGTCGTGGCCTTTGAAAACTGTACAGGCTACAAAAAAACGATGAAGGTGAACACGGACAAGGCACCCATCACAGCCTTGGCAGAAAAATATCTCGCCACCCCTTGCTCGATCATGTCCCCCAATCCCGGCCGGATCAAGCTGCTCGATACCATGATCACCGATTTCGCAGCAGATGCGGTGGTGGACCTCACATGGCAGGCTTGCCATACGTACAATGTCGAGGCGGAAAACATCCGTAAATTCGTGCAGGGCGAGAAAGACATGCCCTACCTGCACATCGAGACCGACTATTCGGATGCGGATACCGAACAGTTGCGTGTTCGCATTGAAGCGTTTCTGGAAATGATCGGTTAA
- a CDS encoding acyl-CoA dehydratase activase, which yields MRTIHETMGGEKTVGSSDDSPKDSNTLFFAGLDIGSTATKAAIIDGTSKEVIAVAERSTGWAPQKAAQEALEDALSQLDSTTAEICRTVATGYGRNMASGADKRVTEISCHALGAKHLVPDAMTVLDIGGQDSKLIALDDHGNVRDFLMNDKCAAGTGRFISNMATALGIDLDVFGVLASSGTPAPISSMCAVFAESEVIGLTASGTSREDLAAGIVVSIAKRLTSLAGRIPLVPNIAFTGGTARNAELANCFSKALNVKLTAPHFAPFAGAIGAALIAAK from the coding sequence ATGCGAACGATACATGAGACAATGGGTGGGGAAAAAACGGTTGGTTCTTCCGACGATTCCCCCAAAGACAGCAACACACTTTTTTTCGCGGGACTGGATATTGGATCGACAGCGACCAAGGCTGCCATTATCGATGGTACTTCCAAAGAAGTTATCGCCGTAGCCGAGAGGAGCACGGGCTGGGCTCCCCAGAAGGCGGCGCAAGAAGCCTTGGAAGACGCCCTCTCTCAGCTGGACTCCACCACCGCAGAAATATGTCGGACAGTTGCCACGGGATATGGACGCAACATGGCATCCGGCGCAGACAAGCGGGTAACGGAAATATCCTGTCATGCACTTGGCGCAAAACACTTGGTGCCTGACGCCATGACAGTGCTCGATATCGGCGGACAGGATTCCAAGCTGATTGCGCTGGATGACCATGGCAATGTTCGTGATTTTCTCATGAACGACAAATGCGCTGCCGGTACAGGCCGGTTCATTTCCAACATGGCGACGGCATTGGGAATCGACCTCGATGTATTCGGGGTGCTTGCCTCGTCGGGAACCCCGGCTCCCATATCAAGCATGTGTGCGGTTTTCGCCGAGTCCGAAGTGATCGGACTCACGGCCTCCGGCACTTCCCGTGAAGATCTGGCTGCGGGGATAGTGGTATCCATTGCAAAACGCCTGACCAGCCTCGCAGGACGAATCCCCCTTGTTCCGAACATCGCCTTTACCGGGGGCACTGCGAGAAATGCGGAATTGGCCAACTGCTTTTCCAAAGCCCTCAACGTCAAACTCACCGCCCCGCATTTCGCTCCATTTGCAGGAGCCATAGGGGCTGCCCTGATTGCGGCAAAATAA
- a CDS encoding putative quinol monooxygenase, with amino-acid sequence MALTYVSATVIAKDGKEEELEKALSAVIADVRAEDGCIRYDLHRSDYGNVFLFYEIWESEAHLAAHGKTPHIKAMQVATADLVAAPSEVNIWRAVDVK; translated from the coding sequence ATGGCACTGACATATGTTTCGGCGACTGTGATCGCCAAGGACGGCAAAGAGGAAGAATTGGAAAAGGCGCTTTCCGCCGTGATTGCCGATGTGCGCGCCGAAGACGGGTGCATTCGATATGACCTGCACCGTTCCGATTATGGCAACGTCTTCCTGTTCTATGAAATCTGGGAGAGCGAAGCCCACCTTGCCGCGCACGGCAAAACTCCGCACATCAAGGCCATGCAGGTCGCAACCGCCGATCTCGTGGCAGCGCCTTCCGAGGTCAATATCTGGCGGGCGGTGGACGTGAAGTAA
- a CDS encoding SIMPL domain-containing protein (The SIMPL domain is named for its presence in mouse protein SIMPL (signalling molecule that associates with mouse pelle-like kinase). Bacterial member BP26, from Brucella, was shown to assemble into a channel-like structure, while YggE from E. coli has been associated with resistance to oxidative stress.) has product MENKNGAHNFFLGLFIAAGIVAGCFVLGNALVNFKAMDRYVTVKGLAEREVPANLAMWPISFSAAANTLPEVDTAIRKSRTEIMAFLKEQGLGDAEVMDTAPRIDDMQAMNPNQRPLQRYRAQAVLTVRSGDIATVKKAMSKAGDLVSRGVMLVQNYEFRPTFAFTGLNEIKPEMIAEATRNARSAAKQFAEDSGSHVGAIRRATQGYFSLQDRDRFTPEVKRVRVVTTIDYLLED; this is encoded by the coding sequence ATGGAAAACAAAAACGGCGCACACAACTTCTTTCTCGGCCTGTTCATTGCCGCAGGCATCGTCGCAGGCTGCTTCGTACTCGGCAACGCTCTCGTCAACTTCAAGGCCATGGACCGGTACGTAACCGTCAAGGGACTGGCCGAACGCGAAGTCCCGGCCAACCTGGCCATGTGGCCCATCAGCTTCAGCGCCGCAGCCAACACGCTCCCTGAGGTGGACACGGCCATCCGGAAATCCCGGACCGAAATCATGGCCTTCCTCAAGGAACAGGGCCTCGGCGACGCCGAAGTCATGGACACCGCACCGCGAATCGACGACATGCAGGCCATGAACCCCAACCAGCGACCGCTCCAGCGGTATCGCGCACAGGCCGTGCTCACAGTCCGCTCCGGCGATATCGCCACCGTGAAAAAGGCCATGTCCAAGGCCGGAGACCTCGTATCCCGTGGGGTCATGCTGGTGCAGAACTACGAATTCCGCCCGACCTTCGCCTTCACCGGACTCAACGAAATCAAGCCGGAAATGATCGCCGAAGCCACCCGCAACGCACGAAGCGCGGCCAAGCAATTCGCCGAAGATTCCGGCTCCCATGTCGGAGCCATCCGCAGGGCGACACAGGGCTACTTCAGCCTTCAGGACCGCGACCGCTTCACCCCGGAAGTCAAGCGAGTGCGCGTCGTGACGACGATTGATTATTTACTCGAAGACTAA
- the proV gene encoding glycine betaine/L-proline ABC transporter ATP-binding protein ProV gives MGTIRVENLYKIFGNKPQKALGMLKSGHDKKSVLEETGMTVGVDDASFTIETGEIFVIMGLSGSGKSTIVRMLNRLIEPTSGRVLVDGQDITAMSNEELFTFRLHNMSMVFQSFALMPHQTVLDNAAFGLELAGVEKKKRHKRAREALEQVGLTGWEDQYPDQLSGGMQQRVGLARGLAVDPEILLMDEAFSALDPLIRTEMQDELLKLQDEHQRTIVFISHDLDEALRIGDRIAIMEGGKVVQVGTPDDILQNPANDYVRAFFRGVDPTNVISAGDIVKDTHPTIILTKKGSMRAAHEILSGSEREHGYVLDAHRHLVGVVSSEGIQAALEAGLSELSLREVLLPEFESVSLDDSMQDILPLVASSLWPVPVVDANGVYKGVVSKSRFLRTLHKAEDVIQDEGGE, from the coding sequence ATGGGAACTATCCGCGTAGAGAATTTGTATAAAATATTTGGAAATAAACCCCAAAAGGCTTTGGGGATGCTCAAGTCGGGCCACGACAAGAAGTCCGTTCTTGAGGAAACCGGGATGACCGTTGGTGTGGACGATGCGTCCTTCACCATCGAGACCGGTGAGATATTCGTTATCATGGGATTGTCCGGGTCCGGCAAATCCACCATCGTCCGCATGCTCAATCGTCTTATTGAGCCGACGTCAGGCCGCGTCCTTGTGGACGGGCAGGATATTACGGCCATGAGTAATGAAGAGCTGTTTACCTTCCGGCTCCATAATATGAGCATGGTTTTCCAGTCGTTCGCACTCATGCCGCACCAAACCGTTCTGGATAATGCCGCTTTCGGTTTGGAGTTGGCTGGCGTGGAAAAAAAGAAGCGCCACAAGCGTGCGCGGGAGGCTCTGGAGCAGGTTGGATTAACCGGCTGGGAAGACCAATATCCCGATCAACTGAGCGGTGGAATGCAGCAGCGTGTCGGTTTGGCGCGCGGCTTGGCGGTCGATCCTGAAATCCTGCTCATGGACGAGGCGTTTTCAGCTCTTGATCCGTTGATTCGCACCGAAATGCAGGATGAGCTGCTTAAGTTACAGGATGAGCATCAGCGCACCATCGTTTTTATTTCCCATGACCTCGACGAGGCGCTCCGCATCGGTGACCGGATCGCCATCATGGAGGGCGGCAAGGTCGTTCAGGTGGGGACGCCGGACGACATTCTGCAAAATCCCGCCAATGACTATGTCCGTGCGTTCTTCCGCGGTGTCGACCCAACCAACGTCATCAGCGCCGGAGATATCGTCAAGGATACGCATCCGACCATCATCCTCACCAAGAAAGGGAGCATGCGTGCGGCCCATGAGATTCTCAGCGGCAGCGAGCGGGAGCACGGATATGTGCTTGACGCGCATCGTCATCTCGTCGGTGTGGTGTCATCCGAAGGTATTCAGGCCGCATTGGAAGCCGGGTTGAGCGAACTGTCGTTGCGCGAGGTCCTGCTACCGGAGTTTGAATCCGTGTCATTGGATGATTCCATGCAGGATATCCTGCCTCTGGTCGCGTCGAGCCTGTGGCCCGTGCCGGTGGTTGACGCCAACGGGGTTTACAAGGGTGTTGTTTCCAAGAGCCGTTTTTTGAGGACCCTGCACAAGGCAGAGGACGTTATTCAGGATGAAGGGGGCGAATAG